From the genome of Thermococcus chitonophagus, one region includes:
- a CDS encoding ABC transporter substrate-binding protein yields the protein MKRLLGLLTILVALGMVATPLLVPVAAAEQGKPVDTIYLTIRTNAESAISDVAKGGANGGLDVFLYPVSGREFKNLPKDIIDKLRLIKSVGGEVAIQINPVHDDDNPYLITVGDKQYFNPFAIKEVRFALNYLINRQYIVTNIYGGSAQPMYGCVRPSVGAATHFDPVYKAFGFSPVGDVAKAQQIFNEAMKKAAEDLAKQGHKLELKKGPDGKEWWYFDGEPVTVKFIIRVEDERKDIGMYVSDLLEKYFHLKVQKLLWNAQKAIPAVYYKDPKNFEWQLYTAGWIITSNVKWPDWQTAAFYSTIWGKQPAAVGWSYKPETTVKDLVDYFGGPEKFIQLLDLKYYNTPEKLKQLYDMNIDPIVEMINYGETKFNNKTYVLEEGNVDQYWDLQKISMAQGIMDGLVVFIAEQWEYFPVNKERVTRIAADVSSGLYSWWMWRGLETVDGVAYVAEFSQGGSIYTNAMNPIGGGGDIYGNMIMRAISDPAVYVDPATGTIIPGRCTFKVERGPFKVPKDAVIYNSTLKKWVPQHAGELAKVRVTYTCKFGKWQDGTPMTMADIKAAIAFDYEWSYKDGPNDPYYDEAMGASTRTLEQTLGFVFVNDTTYIVYSNITHPVADDQIAGANVWWTTIPWYLRHAMEELVANPQKYGVTHNYTFSQAEGARWLDLLVKDHVDDLKKVIEKLIQEDEAPWYIKDDIKGDPAQYYKALLNFINKYGHAYDSNGPFYIEKYDPDKMLIVLKRFNGNPIPPDYWKKHLLIARMVPKTVFVPPRVNAGNPLEIRVTVNLQEEFPDWGEKPADKGYVNVMILDESGNTVYQGKAELKSPGNFVLSIPADETKNWKPGKYTALIQGGLYAGSISFTTKKPFIVLKPQTTSSPAQTTTSSPAQTTSSPAQTTTSSPAQTTPSPTQTTTTKGGICGPAALVGLAVLPLLLRRRRK from the coding sequence ATGAAAAGGTTGCTTGGATTATTGACAATATTGGTTGCACTTGGTATGGTAGCGACACCCCTTCTAGTCCCAGTTGCAGCAGCAGAGCAGGGCAAGCCCGTGGATACAATCTATCTAACAATTAGAACTAACGCAGAATCAGCGATTTCTGACGTTGCTAAAGGTGGTGCTAACGGTGGACTTGACGTCTTCCTGTATCCGGTCTCAGGGCGTGAATTCAAGAACCTTCCAAAGGACATTATTGATAAACTAAGGTTAATAAAGTCGGTTGGTGGCGAGGTTGCTATCCAGATAAACCCAGTGCATGACGACGACAACCCCTATCTAATTACAGTAGGAGACAAGCAGTACTTCAACCCATTTGCAATTAAGGAAGTAAGGTTTGCACTAAACTACCTTATTAACAGACAGTACATAGTTACAAACATCTATGGAGGTAGCGCTCAGCCAATGTATGGCTGTGTTAGGCCAAGCGTAGGTGCAGCCACTCACTTTGATCCTGTGTACAAGGCATTTGGATTCTCACCAGTTGGTGACGTTGCAAAGGCTCAGCAGATCTTTAACGAGGCTATGAAGAAGGCTGCTGAAGACCTCGCAAAGCAGGGCCACAAGCTTGAGCTGAAGAAGGGCCCAGACGGGAAGGAGTGGTGGTACTTCGATGGTGAGCCAGTTACAGTCAAGTTCATTATCAGAGTTGAAGACGAAAGAAAAGACATCGGTATGTATGTGTCCGACCTTCTTGAGAAGTACTTCCACCTGAAAGTTCAGAAGCTCCTGTGGAACGCTCAGAAGGCAATACCAGCAGTCTACTACAAGGATCCAAAGAACTTTGAGTGGCAACTCTACACTGCTGGTTGGATAATCACTAGTAACGTTAAATGGCCAGACTGGCAGACTGCAGCGTTCTACTCAACAATCTGGGGTAAGCAACCAGCTGCAGTTGGATGGAGCTATAAGCCCGAGACCACTGTTAAGGATCTTGTCGATTACTTCGGAGGTCCTGAGAAGTTCATACAGCTTCTCGATCTCAAGTACTATAACACTCCCGAGAAGCTCAAGCAACTCTACGACATGAACATTGATCCAATAGTTGAAATGATTAATTATGGTGAGACAAAGTTCAACAACAAGACGTACGTTCTTGAGGAGGGTAATGTTGACCAGTACTGGGATCTCCAGAAGATCAGCATGGCCCAGGGTATAATGGACGGCCTTGTTGTATTCATTGCAGAGCAGTGGGAATACTTCCCAGTCAACAAGGAGAGAGTTACGAGAATAGCTGCTGATGTCTCATCAGGACTATACAGCTGGTGGATGTGGAGAGGTCTCGAGACAGTCGATGGCGTTGCTTATGTTGCTGAATTCAGCCAGGGAGGTTCAATTTACACCAACGCTATGAACCCAATTGGTGGTGGTGGAGACATTTACGGTAACATGATTATGAGAGCAATTAGTGACCCTGCAGTGTATGTCGATCCAGCTACTGGTACGATAATCCCAGGAAGATGTACATTTAAGGTAGAGAGAGGTCCGTTTAAGGTTCCAAAGGATGCTGTGATTTACAACTCAACTCTCAAGAAGTGGGTTCCACAGCATGCTGGCGAGTTAGCCAAAGTTAGAGTTACATACACCTGTAAGTTCGGAAAGTGGCAAGATGGAACGCCAATGACAATGGCTGACATAAAGGCAGCAATAGCCTTTGACTATGAGTGGTCATACAAGGACGGGCCAAATGATCCTTACTATGACGAAGCAATGGGTGCAAGTACCAGAACCCTTGAACAGACTCTAGGATTTGTATTCGTCAACGATACGACTTACATAGTTTACTCAAACATAACCCATCCAGTTGCTGATGACCAAATCGCGGGAGCAAACGTCTGGTGGACTACCATCCCATGGTACCTGAGGCATGCAATGGAGGAGCTAGTTGCCAACCCACAGAAGTACGGAGTTACGCACAACTACACCTTCAGCCAGGCTGAGGGAGCCAGGTGGCTTGATCTCCTCGTTAAGGATCATGTAGACGATCTCAAGAAGGTCATAGAGAAGCTCATCCAGGAAGACGAGGCTCCATGGTACATAAAGGATGACATCAAGGGAGACCCGGCCCAGTACTACAAGGCACTACTCAACTTCATCAACAAGTATGGACACGCTTACGACAGCAACGGTCCGTTCTACATCGAGAAGTACGATCCAGATAAGATGCTCATTGTACTCAAGAGGTTCAACGGTAATCCAATACCACCAGACTACTGGAAGAAGCACCTGCTAATTGCTAGGATGGTTCCAAAGACAGTATTCGTCCCACCAAGAGTAAATGCCGGTAATCCATTGGAGATCAGGGTCACTGTAAACCTCCAGGAGGAGTTCCCGGACTGGGGAGAGAAACCAGCAGACAAGGGTTATGTTAATGTCATGATCCTTGACGAGAGCGGAAATACTGTGTACCAGGGCAAGGCAGAACTTAAGAGTCCTGGAAACTTCGTCCTGTCAATACCAGCAGATGAAACCAAGAACTGGAAGCCTGGAAAGTACACAGCTTTAATCCAGGGAGGTCTATATGCAGGTTCAATATCATTTACCACTAAGAAGCCATTCATTGTCCTTAAGCCACAGACGACTTCGTCACCGGCTCAGACCACGACAAGCTCACCTGCACAAACGACAAGCTCACCAGCCCAGACTACTACGAGCTCCCCAGCTCAAACGACACCATCACCAACTCAGACTACGACGACTAAGGGAGGAATCTGTGGACCAGCAGCTCTCGTTGGACTTGCAGTGTTACCACTCTTACTCCGCAGGAGAAGAAAGTGA
- a CDS encoding ABC transporter permease, producing MGYGKYLAYRLSNALLVLLIVTFVVSILFTKVADEQLRSSIQEQINLRVRTDPNLQKLAKSDPQALEEWKEREYKRLLHAYGLDKPYWQRVIERTKDTMLLRFGDVRSAIFGETNVRKIIAIAIPRTVLLFTTSSLIVMFLGLALGIKAAQKAGGLFDRALSVFAMVTTSIPMWWFGMILILIFSFKLNLLPSGGMTSIPPKTGFAYYIDVLKHMILPLTTIVFVSFGGWAWVTRNLMIGTLQEDFIMAARAKGVPENRVIYGHALRATAPPIITMTIFTLLGSLNGAILTESVFNWPGMGRLYWVAIQQMELNLIMGLTYISVALYLIGVLLADLAYGYLDPRVKVGVSQQV from the coding sequence GTGGGGTATGGGAAATACCTTGCATACAGGCTGTCAAATGCTCTACTTGTCTTACTTATCGTAACCTTCGTTGTGTCAATACTCTTTACAAAAGTTGCAGATGAACAATTGAGATCATCTATTCAAGAACAGATAAATTTGAGGGTTCGTACAGATCCAAATCTCCAAAAGTTGGCGAAATCTGACCCTCAGGCTCTAGAAGAATGGAAAGAAAGAGAATACAAAAGATTATTACATGCTTATGGGTTGGATAAACCATACTGGCAAAGGGTTATTGAAAGAACAAAAGATACAATGCTTCTTAGATTTGGAGATGTAAGATCAGCAATATTTGGAGAAACAAATGTCAGAAAAATAATTGCAATTGCAATACCAAGAACAGTTTTACTGTTTACAACATCTTCCCTGATAGTAATGTTCTTGGGACTTGCACTGGGTATTAAGGCAGCACAGAAAGCAGGTGGTTTATTTGACAGGGCGCTTTCAGTATTTGCAATGGTGACAACTAGTATACCAATGTGGTGGTTTGGAATGATACTCATCTTGATATTCTCATTTAAACTAAATCTGCTACCAAGTGGTGGAATGACTTCAATCCCACCAAAAACAGGATTTGCATATTATATTGACGTTCTCAAACATATGATACTTCCTCTGACTACAATAGTCTTCGTTTCGTTCGGTGGTTGGGCATGGGTTACTAGGAACTTAATGATTGGTACCCTCCAAGAGGACTTTATAATGGCAGCTAGAGCTAAGGGAGTCCCAGAAAATAGGGTAATTTATGGTCATGCTCTAAGAGCAACGGCTCCTCCAATAATCACGATGACAATCTTCACCCTATTGGGGTCACTTAACGGTGCAATACTTACAGAGAGCGTTTTCAACTGGCCAGGGATGGGTAGGCTTTACTGGGTTGCAATTCAGCAGATGGAGCTTAACCTGATAATGGGTCTAACATATATCTCTGTAGCTCTATATCTAATTGGAGTTCTATTAGCAGATCTAGCATATGGATACCTCGATCCGAGAGTCAAGGTTGGAGTTTCACAGCAGGTGTAA
- a CDS encoding ABC transporter permease, whose protein sequence is MRWVDVKDSLANFWFEFRRQKGGLLGIALLALLVFVAIAAPFITSPDIPQKWKLPWEDTPKAVPPVWYNWFAGKQLAPHKEYTFNDIKLLVNGEDLGGGMRYYKLEFTYDFKYDVPPTNIIIKGINVKLQDINTKANIIITVHRPDGKSIEVYSGDLIEGMVIQLAYDDISRNNIISWASQFESQKDLASIVPSTIDVMKVLFAKAQPGILVNPQPLKGTYKFDIEIYTFNPGDKVDFNHMKVIFTGRTYGYMGTDTMGRDIWAGLVWGTRISLIIGISVAVLSVFIGVLYGVASAYFGGWTDEMMMRFQEFMASIPTLPILILLASSFHGHVTLGIIVLLLVIFGWVGIARVSRSMALQIKEQTYVEAAIALGAGSGRIVFKHIMPQLLPYAFAQIALSVPGAILTEAGLSYLGLGDPTAVTWGQMLHDAQAASATINGYWWWVIPPGLAIALVSLTFVLLGTALDRVLNPRLRRL, encoded by the coding sequence ATGAGATGGGTTGACGTTAAAGACAGTCTCGCTAATTTCTGGTTTGAATTTAGGAGACAAAAGGGTGGTCTACTAGGAATAGCTTTACTAGCATTACTAGTATTTGTCGCTATTGCTGCTCCCTTTATAACCTCCCCTGACATTCCTCAAAAATGGAAATTGCCATGGGAAGATACGCCAAAAGCTGTGCCTCCGGTATGGTATAATTGGTTTGCAGGAAAACAATTGGCTCCTCATAAAGAGTACACATTCAATGATATAAAGCTCCTAGTAAATGGAGAAGACTTAGGAGGAGGCATGAGATACTACAAACTTGAGTTCACATATGACTTCAAGTACGATGTTCCTCCTACAAATATAATAATTAAAGGAATCAATGTTAAGCTCCAAGATATTAACACTAAGGCTAATATAATAATAACAGTACATAGGCCAGATGGGAAGAGTATTGAAGTCTATTCGGGAGATCTAATAGAAGGGATGGTCATACAACTTGCATACGATGACATCTCCAGGAATAATATAATCTCATGGGCTTCCCAATTTGAATCTCAGAAAGATCTGGCATCGATCGTACCAAGTACTATTGACGTAATGAAAGTCCTCTTTGCAAAAGCTCAGCCTGGTATCTTGGTAAATCCTCAGCCTCTTAAGGGAACCTACAAGTTTGATATTGAGATTTACACTTTCAACCCAGGAGATAAAGTTGACTTCAACCACATGAAAGTTATCTTCACGGGAAGAACATATGGATACATGGGTACTGACACAATGGGAAGGGATATATGGGCAGGTCTCGTTTGGGGTACTAGGATATCATTGATAATCGGTATCTCAGTTGCAGTTCTGAGTGTCTTTATTGGAGTGCTCTACGGAGTTGCAAGCGCTTACTTCGGTGGATGGACAGACGAGATGATGATGAGATTCCAGGAGTTCATGGCGTCAATACCTACATTGCCAATTTTGATTTTGCTGGCCTCATCCTTCCACGGCCACGTAACCCTGGGAATAATAGTACTACTTTTGGTCATCTTTGGATGGGTAGGAATAGCGAGAGTTTCGAGAAGTATGGCACTCCAGATCAAGGAGCAGACATACGTTGAAGCTGCAATAGCCCTTGGTGCTGGATCTGGCAGAATAGTCTTCAAGCACATAATGCCCCAGTTATTACCCTATGCATTCGCCCAGATAGCCCTCAGCGTTCCAGGTGCAATTCTCACCGAGGCAGGACTTAGCTATTTAGGTTTGGGAGATCCTACAGCTGTAACCTGGGGTCAGATGCTTCACGATGCCCAAGCTGCAAGTGCTACTATTAATGGTTACTGGTGGTGGGTGATTCCCCCAGGACTTGCGATTGCATTAGTATCACTCACGTTCGTGCTCCTCGGTACCGCGCTTGATAGGGTGCTGAACCCAAGACTAAGGAGGTTGTGA
- a CDS encoding ABC transporter ATP-binding protein: MAKKVLEVKNLKMYYFTSRGPVKAVDDVTFDLEKGEVLGLAGESGCGKSSIGFTLMGMPQPPGRIVSGSIKIDGREIVGLPEDVLRREIRWQKISMIFQGAMNALNPVYTIGYQMIEPLIYHRGMSREEALDKAMKYLELVGLDPEIVYRYPHELSGGMKQRVVIATALILEPDIVIADEPTTALDVVVQAQIINLMKRLKKKLGLSMIFITHDLSILAEISDRVAIMYAGKIVEIGPSEKIYNEPAHPYTQKLLAAIPRLHEDVEKLEFIPGSPPNLLNPPTGCRFHPRCPYAMDRCRQEEPKLVEVDKDHYAACWLL; encoded by the coding sequence ATGGCGAAGAAGGTTCTTGAAGTGAAGAACCTTAAAATGTACTACTTCACATCCAGAGGTCCTGTTAAAGCCGTTGATGACGTCACCTTTGACCTTGAAAAGGGTGAGGTGCTTGGCCTCGCTGGAGAGAGCGGATGTGGTAAGTCATCCATTGGTTTCACATTAATGGGAATGCCTCAGCCCCCAGGAAGGATAGTGAGCGGTAGCATAAAGATCGATGGCAGGGAGATAGTTGGCCTCCCGGAGGACGTCCTCAGAAGGGAAATTAGATGGCAGAAGATCTCAATGATATTCCAGGGTGCAATGAACGCCCTTAACCCTGTTTATACCATTGGATACCAAATGATTGAGCCCCTAATTTACCATAGAGGAATGAGTAGGGAAGAAGCCTTGGACAAGGCCATGAAGTACCTCGAGCTCGTCGGTCTAGATCCAGAAATAGTCTACAGGTATCCTCACGAGCTCTCGGGTGGAATGAAGCAGAGAGTTGTCATAGCAACAGCACTAATACTTGAACCTGACATAGTCATAGCAGATGAGCCTACAACGGCCCTAGACGTCGTTGTTCAGGCTCAGATAATAAACCTAATGAAGAGGCTCAAGAAGAAGCTTGGTCTTTCAATGATATTCATCACTCACGACCTTAGTATCCTTGCCGAGATAAGCGACAGAGTAGCAATAATGTACGCAGGAAAGATTGTCGAGATAGGGCCAAGTGAAAAGATATACAACGAGCCAGCTCATCCCTACACCCAGAAGCTCTTGGCTGCAATTCCAAGGTTACATGAAGATGTTGAAAAGCTCGAGTTCATCCCAGGAAGCCCACCAAACTTGCTTAATCCCCCAACTGGTTGCAGGTTCCACCCAAGATGTCCATATGCAATGGATAGGTGTAGACAGGAAGAACCAAAACTTGTTGAAGTTGATAAGGATCACTACGCGGCATGCTGGCTCCTGTGA
- a CDS encoding ABC transporter ATP-binding protein, with protein sequence MAEPILKVVNLKKYFPVRRGLLASLRGEPPKFVKAVDGVSFEVQKQEVFALVGESGCGKTTTGKLVMKLLDPTDGKIYLDGQDVTELKTKEEIKAYRRKVQMIFQDPFSSMNPRFRIYDVLEEPLLIHGIGETRAEREELIYKALEMVKIVPPEEYVGRFPHMLSGGQRQRVAIARALILNPKFIVADEPVSMLDVSIRAEILELMKELKEKMGVTYLYITHDLSTARYFADWIAVMYLGRIVEMGPAKEVIDNPIHPYTRALLAAVPEPDPSRKDVIKELPIKGEVPSAVNIPPGCRFHPRCVYFQKGLCDKKEPQLVEYSHNHWVECHLAGKI encoded by the coding sequence ATGGCCGAGCCAATCCTAAAGGTTGTTAATCTGAAGAAGTATTTCCCAGTCAGAAGAGGATTACTCGCATCACTCAGGGGAGAGCCTCCCAAGTTCGTGAAGGCAGTTGATGGAGTAAGCTTTGAGGTTCAGAAGCAGGAAGTATTCGCACTAGTAGGAGAGAGCGGATGTGGGAAAACTACAACTGGAAAACTGGTTATGAAGCTGTTGGATCCCACGGACGGTAAGATATACTTGGACGGACAGGATGTCACGGAACTAAAGACAAAGGAGGAAATAAAGGCTTACAGAAGGAAAGTTCAGATGATATTCCAGGATCCCTTCAGCTCAATGAACCCGAGATTTAGAATCTATGATGTCCTTGAAGAGCCCCTCCTTATCCACGGAATAGGTGAGACTAGGGCTGAAAGGGAGGAGCTGATATACAAGGCCCTTGAGATGGTTAAGATTGTTCCACCAGAAGAGTACGTTGGAAGATTCCCACACATGCTTTCAGGAGGTCAGAGGCAGAGAGTTGCCATAGCCAGAGCACTAATCCTCAATCCGAAGTTCATAGTTGCAGATGAGCCAGTTTCAATGCTTGACGTTTCAATTAGGGCAGAGATCCTTGAGCTGATGAAGGAGCTAAAGGAGAAGATGGGTGTTACGTACCTCTACATTACTCACGACCTCTCTACAGCAAGGTACTTTGCCGACTGGATTGCGGTGATGTACCTTGGAAGGATAGTGGAGATGGGCCCGGCAAAGGAAGTAATTGATAATCCAATTCACCCCTACACAAGGGCACTACTCGCCGCAGTTCCAGAGCCAGACCCATCAAGAAAGGATGTCATAAAGGAGCTCCCAATCAAGGGTGAAGTTCCAAGTGCTGTGAACATACCACCAGGCTGTAGGTTCCACCCGAGATGTGTTTACTTCCAGAAAGGCCTGTGCGATAAGAAGGAGCCTCAGCTAGTTGAGTACTCTCACAACCACTGGGTTGAATGCCACTTGGCTGGAAAAATCTAG
- the pgiA gene encoding glucose-6-phosphate isomerase — protein sequence MYKEPLGVKVDFETGIIPGAKKSVRRLSDMKGYFLDEKAWEEMVKNGDPVVYEVYAVEQEEKEGDLNFATTVLYPGKVGKEFFFTKGHFHAKKDRAEIYIALKGKGGMLLQTPEGEARWIPMEPGTVVYVPPYWAHRTVNTGNEPFIFLAIYPADAGHDYGTIAEKGFSKVVIEEDGEVKVVDNPRWKS from the coding sequence ATGTACAAGGAGCCACTTGGCGTAAAGGTGGACTTTGAAACTGGGATAATTCCTGGGGCCAAGAAGTCCGTAAGGAGATTAAGTGACATGAAGGGATACTTCTTGGATGAGAAGGCGTGGGAGGAAATGGTCAAGAACGGAGATCCCGTGGTCTACGAAGTTTATGCAGTGGAGCAGGAAGAAAAAGAGGGTGACCTGAACTTTGCAACCACAGTACTGTACCCAGGGAAAGTCGGTAAAGAGTTCTTCTTTACCAAAGGGCACTTCCATGCCAAAAAAGATAGGGCCGAGATCTACATTGCATTAAAAGGTAAGGGGGGCATGCTCCTTCAAACTCCAGAGGGGGAGGCGAGATGGATTCCCATGGAGCCTGGGACCGTAGTTTACGTCCCTCCATATTGGGCCCACAGAACCGTTAATACTGGAAATGAACCGTTCATATTTCTCGCAATTTACCCCGCCGATGCGGGTCACGACTACGGAACGATAGCTGAGAAAGGATTCAGCAAGGTAGTTATAGAAGAGGACGGCGAAGTTAAGGTTGTTGACAATCCCAGGTGGAAGAGCTAA
- the purS gene encoding phosphoribosylformylglycinamidine synthase subunit PurS: MKWRVRVLVRLKEGLNDPEGRVIGNALRNLGYKVEELRVPKCFEFVLESEKPEEEVEEMCKRLLANPLIHTWEYTIEPVK, from the coding sequence GTGAAGTGGAGGGTTAGGGTTCTCGTTAGGCTGAAGGAGGGTCTAAACGATCCAGAGGGGAGAGTCATAGGCAACGCACTCAGAAACCTTGGCTACAAAGTTGAAGAGCTGAGGGTTCCAAAGTGCTTTGAGTTCGTCTTGGAAAGTGAGAAGCCTGAAGAAGAAGTGGAAGAGATGTGTAAGAGGCTACTTGCAAATCCCCTGATTCACACTTGGGAGTATACAATTGAGCCGGTGAAGTGA
- the purQ gene encoding phosphoribosylformylglycinamidine synthase I: MPKFAVIVFPGTNCDFETVEAIRKAGGKAERVWYQESIKDYDGVVLPGGFSYADYLRAGAIAARQRIMEEVREFAEEGRPVLGICNGFQVLTESGILPGALRPNKIPRFICRWVHLKVVDTNTAFTQFYEPGEVIRMPIAHAEGNYYIDDPSRVRVVFQYSDEKGEITEEANPNGSVLNIAGVSNDRGNVLGMMPHPERASDRFLGSEDGLKVFKSMVEWVKR, encoded by the coding sequence ATGCCCAAGTTCGCGGTTATAGTGTTCCCAGGAACGAACTGTGACTTTGAAACTGTCGAGGCCATAAGAAAGGCGGGAGGAAAGGCTGAGAGAGTTTGGTATCAGGAGTCAATAAAGGATTACGACGGCGTCGTTCTCCCTGGGGGCTTTAGCTATGCCGATTATCTAAGGGCAGGAGCTATCGCGGCGAGGCAAAGGATAATGGAGGAGGTTAGGGAGTTCGCAGAAGAAGGAAGGCCAGTTCTTGGGATATGCAACGGCTTTCAGGTTCTAACGGAATCTGGAATTCTGCCAGGTGCATTGAGGCCGAACAAGATCCCGAGGTTCATTTGCAGATGGGTTCACCTTAAAGTAGTTGACACCAACACGGCTTTCACGCAATTCTACGAGCCGGGAGAGGTTATTAGAATGCCTATAGCACACGCTGAAGGAAACTATTACATTGATGATCCCTCAAGGGTTAGGGTGGTCTTCCAGTATAGCGACGAGAAGGGGGAAATAACCGAGGAAGCGAATCCCAATGGGTCGGTTTTGAACATAGCTGGGGTGAGCAACGATAGGGGCAACGTCCTGGGAATGATGCCCCACCCTGAGAGGGCAAGTGACAGGTTCCTGGGGAGCGAAGATGGACTTAAAGTCTTTAAGAGCATGGTGGAGTGGGTTAAACGCTGA
- a CDS encoding DUF4932 domain-containing protein has protein sequence MKKEIFVVLVTGIVLFSFVTPVQAKVTVEVNPNLELFSVVYILAFGWKDPFVIAPWNYTRDVLEYFFPYRNHEAVKYIRELFANDSSYIDRDYAIAMFVDNKTLVEDLPEILEKFARDSNFTEFYLRHRKEYENLTSIYRPYLNITEKLHRELFGRSFKDYKVELSYSLYIHPHSGFTNTTAYYVGGILHAAGVSRYQGICTIFHEFTHPLVDQLVTNVTFKNVSYYLSGIKTRYPKITSLDPMHFSNYTIYFKEGITESVAEFMCLNAGVPRDFVRYRNLLYSLFLTEDFLEEIERFNKTKHENETLFDYLPVLIRHMESWATEDNVSRYFDTKLPILGEDFAESVLDSRRIVIIYGTRNPDKSGILIDQRAAERLKYEVKEMFKSTYGTQVNVTVKFDKAVIPEDLRQNVILVGGPVSNNITRELNDVLPIKFVKYNGTWCLVRNPSNVTWLGSFRYSERYFKEVTGDFVSCAKGIGVIERIRNPWNRNRILVVVAGVDRIGTARVVLRFPYGTEGSYMILGKGWAESGFYVQPH, from the coding sequence ATGAAGAAAGAAATTTTCGTTGTGCTGGTTACTGGGATTGTGTTATTTAGCTTTGTAACGCCTGTTCAGGCAAAGGTTACTGTAGAAGTAAATCCTAACTTGGAACTGTTTTCTGTAGTATATATCTTGGCCTTCGGCTGGAAGGATCCCTTCGTTATAGCCCCTTGGAACTACACCCGAGACGTTTTGGAGTACTTCTTCCCTTATAGAAATCATGAGGCTGTAAAGTACATCAGGGAACTCTTTGCTAACGACTCTTCTTACATAGATAGAGATTATGCTATAGCTATGTTTGTGGATAATAAAACGCTAGTTGAGGATCTTCCAGAAATTTTGGAGAAATTTGCGAGGGACTCAAATTTTACTGAATTTTACCTGAGGCATAGGAAAGAATACGAGAACCTAACTTCTATCTACCGACCCTATCTTAATATAACAGAGAAATTGCATAGGGAGTTATTTGGCAGGTCATTTAAAGACTATAAGGTTGAGCTTTCGTATTCCCTCTATATCCATCCTCATTCTGGCTTCACGAATACGACAGCTTATTATGTGGGAGGAATCCTACATGCTGCGGGGGTATCCAGGTACCAAGGCATCTGCACGATCTTTCACGAGTTTACACATCCCCTCGTAGACCAACTGGTAACTAATGTAACGTTTAAGAACGTTTCCTACTATCTCAGTGGTATAAAGACTAGGTACCCAAAAATTACAAGCCTCGATCCTATGCATTTCTCCAATTATACGATATATTTCAAAGAGGGGATTACGGAGAGTGTTGCTGAGTTCATGTGTTTAAATGCGGGGGTGCCAAGAGATTTCGTTAGGTACAGAAATCTTCTTTACTCGCTGTTCCTAACGGAGGATTTTCTTGAAGAAATAGAAAGATTCAATAAAACGAAGCATGAGAATGAGACACTCTTTGATTACCTCCCAGTTCTCATAAGGCACATGGAAAGCTGGGCTACCGAGGATAATGTTTCGAGGTATTTTGACACGAAGTTGCCGATTCTTGGTGAAGATTTCGCCGAGAGTGTATTAGATAGCAGAAGAATAGTAATTATTTATGGTACTCGGAATCCTGACAAGAGTGGGATCCTCATTGATCAAAGGGCTGCAGAGAGATTGAAGTATGAAGTGAAGGAAATGTTCAAATCTACCTATGGTACTCAAGTTAATGTGACTGTTAAGTTTGATAAAGCAGTTATTCCAGAAGATCTCAGGCAAAATGTGATTCTTGTAGGTGGTCCAGTCTCAAATAATATCACCAGGGAGCTAAATGATGTACTCCCAATAAAATTCGTTAAGTACAATGGAACTTGGTGTCTTGTTAGAAATCCATCAAATGTGACCTGGCTTGGTTCCTTCCGATATTCTGAGAGGTATTTTAAAGAGGTTACAGGCGATTTTGTATCCTGTGCAAAGGGTATAGGTGTCATAGAGCGTATTAGGAATCCCTGGAATAGGAATAGAATATTGGTTGTAGTTGCAGGAGTGGATAGAATAGGAACAGCAAGGGTTGTTCTTAGATTTCCTTATGGGACTGAGGGGAGCTATATGATCCTGGGGAAAGGATGGGCTGAGTCTGGATTCTATGTACAACCTCATTAA